One window of the Colletotrichum destructivum chromosome 6, complete sequence genome contains the following:
- a CDS encoding Putative cytochrome P450: MGNQTEYGLHDGLKSALINWASILAGAVFLLYVLHRAALPKPLKGIPYNHESAKRVLGDIPNITSTPSRREWFVDQVRRHNSPLIQIFIFPFKPPVVICGDPIESQDICTRRTSEFKRASNFKNIFGVIPNHRIVMADDDPRFKKNRELTRDLMTPGFLHEVSAPEIYDKSMRLVELWKQKSRLSNGRPFEAGRDIHNAALDIILSVAFNPDPTKNITARNIAHLESIPTPLATTGDEDLPVKIENLAAEPLTRALSALAESAGRILRSPLPRLKLWLLRRERLMKEAFVARAVMETRELGSAVERMEAGEPPRCAMDQIMIRERSIAEKEGRSPDYYSDTVKDELMGYLIAGHDTTSSATQWGIKFLTRYQPVQTRLRADIRAAFPSADRPPPVAEILKAQIPYLDAVIEEILRCCKTLPIMSRETTIDTQILGTAIPKGTTVMFLAHGPGYLHPAVPVDETKRTESGKSAQKRIGTWDAENVEDFVPERWLKKDTEGREVFDTNAGPISTFGYGPRGCFGRRLAYLEMKTVLFLVIWSFELGELSTELGSWASTDGLTTIPKSCYVKLRKV, from the exons ATGGGGAACCAAACCGAATATGGGCTGCATGATGGCCTGAAGAGCGCACTCATCAACTGGGCGTCCATACTCGCCGGCGCTGTGTTCTTGCTATACGTCCTTCACAGAGCGGCTCTTCCGAAACCCTTGAAGGGAATCCCCTACAATCATGAATCGGCGAAAAGGGTCTTGGGCGACATCCCGAACATCACATCCACCCCATCACGGCGGGAATGGTTCGTGGACCAGGTCCGCCGACACAACAGCCCCCTCATCCAGATCTTCATCTTCCCATTCAAGCCTCCGGTCGTCATCTGCGGTGACCCCATCGAGTCGCAGGACATTTGCACCCGGCGGACTTCCGAGTTCAAACGAGCCAGCAACTTCAAGAATATTTTCGGCGTGATCCCGAACCATCGCATCGTGATGGCGGATGACGACCCCAGGTTCAAGAAGAACCGGGAGCTGACGAGAGACCTGATGACGCCGGGGTTCCTGCACGAG GTATCGGCGCCTGAGATCTATGATAAATCCATGCGACTCGTGGAGCTTTGGAAACAGAAGAGCAGACTCAGCAACGGGAGGCCCTTTGAGGCTGGTAGAGACATCCATAACGCGGCCCTCGATATCATCCTGTCCGTCGCATTCAACCCCGACCCGACCAAGAACATCACGGCGCGCAATATCGCCCACCTTGAGTCCATTCCGACGCCACTCGCAACGACCGGCGACGAAGACCTACCTGTCAAGATCGAGAACCTAGCGGCAGAGCCACTGACAAGGGCTCTCTCCGCATTGGCTGAAAGCGCCGGTAGGATACTGAGATCGCCACTCCCTCGTTTAAAACTGTGGCTGCTGCGGAGGGAGCGGCTGATGAAGGAAGCTTTCGTCGCGAGAGCCGTCATGGAGACTCGGGAGCTGGGGAGCGCAGTGGAGAGGATGGAGGCTGGGGAGCCGCCGAGATGTGCGATGGACCAGATAATGATCAGGGAGAGGTCGATTGCAGAGAAGGAAGGGAGAAGTCCAGATTACTACTCGGACACTGTGAAAGACGAG CTAATGGGCTACCTCATTGCCGGCCACGACACGACCTCTTCGGCAACGCAATGGGGCATCAAGTTCCTCACTCGATACCAGCCCGTACAGACCCGTTTGCGAGCCGATATCCGTGCAGCTTTCCCCTCTGCCgatcgcccgccgcccgtcgccgagatcctcaaggCCCAGATCCCttacctcgacgccgtcatcgaggagATCCTCCGCTGCTGCAAGACGCTCCCCATCATGAGCCGCGAGACCACCATCGACACGCAGatcctcggcaccgccatACCAAAGGGCACGACGGTCATGTTCCTGGCCCACGGGCCGGGCTACCTGCATCCGGCggtccccgtcgacgagacgaAGCGTACGGAGAGCGGGAAGAGCGCGCAGAAGAGGATCGGGACGTGGGACGCGGAGAACGTCGAGGACTTCGTGCCGGAGAGGTGGCTGAAGAAGGACACGGAGGGCAGGGAGGTGTTTGATACGAACGCGGGGCCGATCTCGACGTTCGGGTACGGCCCACGGGGCTGTTTCGGGCGCAGGCTGGCGTACCTGGAGATGAAGACTGTGCTGTTCCTGGTGATTTGGAGCTTCGAGCTTGGGGAGTTGAGTACGGAGCTGGGcagctgggcctcgacggACGGGCTTACGACGATTCCGAAGTCGTGTTATGTCAAGCTGAGGAAGGTGTAG
- a CDS encoding Putative major facilitator, sugar transporter, major facilitator superfamily has protein sequence MLDFLHRHNYKVTRHITSNLLLVTLVFGMSVFTFGYEASTLNTIQAMTPFEQRFGDFIPEKKAFGFTSNKLAYMNSFPLLVYAVGVIVGAQIGERWGRRLVFILTNIVCMAGTIIVFTAKTYDQLLAGRMIVNFHVGMEAFLIPMFQAEIAPAAVRGSLTAIYGVNGVFAAFVASIITDLTSKIPNDNCWKIPVGIGLIFPAFSLFFWILIPESPRWLLRKGDYAKAVENMDYLYGAMPNFDAEKEAKFLQEALNTSETTGKWKDLVKGTNLRRTGNGLIASALAQLSGASFSNLYGTIFLKSLKVIDPFMATMVKRALLLVTAITFMFIIDKAGRRRLFLYMGFMQTAVLMVMGGLGTIAHPTLDINKGIVALTMMYPVFHFVSFGGPLQLTKTEIPHVTLRDKSVMLFWLTANLCNFISTFTLPYLLQEPANLGSRVGLIYGSISALGLVWGWFFMPEMSKKSLEEIDEMFAAGVPAWKSRHWRGEHTAKITELENNGVIGDSESERNSIAKSDPALTTQEKPSKV, from the exons ATGCTCGACTTCCTCCACCGGCACAACTACAAGGTGACGCGCCACATCACGTCGAACCTGTTGCTGGTAACCTTGGTCTTCGGCATGAGCGTCTTCACCTTTGGATATGAAGCTTCAACGCTCAATACGATTCAGGCCATGACAC CATTCGAACAGAGGTTCGGCGACTTCATCCCCGAAAAGAAGGCTTTTGGCTTCACCTCCAACAAGCTGGCCTACATGAACTCGTTCCCTCTCCTGGTCTACGCCGTCGGCGTAATCGTTGGTGCTCAGATCGGTGAGCGCTGGGGCCGAAGGCTGGTCTTCATCCTCACCAACATCGTCTGCATGGCAggcaccatcatcgtcttcacgGCCAAAACGTACGATCAactcctcgccggccgaaTGATCGTCAACTTCCACGTGGGCATGGAGGCCTTCTTGATCCCCATGTTCCAAGCCGAAAtcgccccggccgccgtccgcggttcgttgacggcgatctacggcgtcaacggcgtgTTCGCGGCCTTTGTCGCGTCCATCATTACCGATTTGACTAGCAAGATTCCGAACGACAACTGCTGGAAGATCCCAGTAGGCATCGGCCTCATTTTCCCGGCCTTCTCGCTGTTCTTCTGGATCCTCATCCCGGAGTCTCCTCGGTGGCTGCTTCGAAAAGGAGACTATGCAAAGGCGGTTGAGAACATGGACTATTTGTATGGGGCCATGCCGAATTTTGATGCCGAAAAGGAGGCAAAATTTCTTCAAGAGGCTCTCAACACCAGCGAAACAACGGGGAAGTGGAAAGATTTGGTGAAGGGAACCAACCTG CGCCGAACTGGCAACGGACTGATTGCTTCAGCTCTGGCTCAGCTATCTGGCGCGTCTTTCTCCAACTTGTACGGCACCATCTTCTTGAAGAGCCTGAAGGTCATCGACCCCTTCATGGCAACCATGGTCAAGAGAGCACTTTTGCTCGTTACGGCAATAACATTCATgttcatcatcgacaaggccggccgacgtcgactATTCTTGTACATGGGTTTCATGCAGACGGCGGTCCTCATGGTCATGGGCGGCTTGGGCACCATCGCTCACCCCACGTTGGACATTAACAAGGGGATTGTcgccttgacgatgatgTACCCGGTTTTCCACTTTGTTTCTTTCGGAGGCCC TCTGCAACTGACCAAGACCGAGATTCCGCATGTCACTCTTCGAGACAAGTCCGTCATGCTCTTTTGGTTGACGGCAAATCTCTGCAATTTCATCTCAACATTTACCTTGCCCTACCTTCTCCAGGAGCCTGCCAACCTCGGCTCAAGAGTCGGTCTGATCTATGGGTCCATCTCAGCCCTGGGCCTTGTGTGGGGTTGGTTCTTCATGCCAGAGATGTCGAAGAAATCACTCGAAGAGATTGATGAGATGTTTGCAGCCGGGGTCCCAGCCTGGAAGTCGCGAC ACTGGAGAGGCGAGCACACTGCCAAGATCACCGAATTGGAGAACAATGGCGTGATCGGCGACAGTGAAAGCGAGAGAAACAGCATCGCGAAGAGCGATCCGGCACTTACGACGCAGGAAAAGCCTTCCAAGGTTTGA
- a CDS encoding Putative peptidase S10, serine carboxypeptidase, serine carboxypeptidase, serine active — protein sequence MKGVSFFPSAALCLAAVAAGLAMPKSYAVDRSYSLMSEAGTNYSVFEHAATNSRTRFVQDSGICETTQGVKQFSGYFDVGTDQNMFFWFFEARKDANTAPLALWLNGGPGCSSMLGLFQENGPCTFGKGEGAEPTLNPNSWNNFANMLYVDQPIGAGFSYGTSDTTSTVKAAPKVWALMQSFYTQFPDYKNRDFGVFTESYGGHYAPEFADYFQDQNEAIDKGTVKGEKIKLVAVGINNGWIDPEAQYPAYLEYAVNNTYNKIIDQSKHDEIIKLYEKDCKPAIAKCTEIEGQDEACVAADTTCYNSVEAPIEAVKTFNVYDVRAKDDKFPPNTYAKYLQKPEVVKAIGAKSSYQECPQGAYDKFTSTGDAQRSFLKKLQEVKNKDVQVLIWAGDADFICNYIGNYEVVKKVGGEEFEKAEMKAFNMDGKKKGEFKTVKNLSWLMVYEAGHELPAYQPEVAFEAFKQTMSKKPISSPQ from the exons ATGAAGGGCGTCTCTTTCTTTCCATCGGCCGCCTTGTGCCTGGCCGCGGTCGCTGCAGGGCTCGCCATGCCCAAAAGCTATGCAGTCGACAGGTCGTACAGCCTGATGTCAGAGGCGGGAACCAACTACAGCGTCTTTGAACACGCAGCCACGAACTCTAGAACCCGGTTTGTCCAGGACTCGGGCATCTGCGAGACGACGCAGGGGGTCAAGCAGTTCTCGGGCTACTTCGACGTCG GAACCGACCAGAACATGTTCTTCTGGTTCTTCGAAGCGCGTAAGGACGCGAACACGGCGCCCCTTGCCTTGTGGCTGAACGGCGGACCTGGATGCAGCTCCATGCTCGGCCTCTTCCAGGAAAACGGACCCTGCACGTTCGGCAAGGGGGAGGGCGCGGAGCCGACCTTGAATCCCAATTCATGGAACAACTTTGCAAACATG CTCTACGTGGACCAGCCGATCGGGGCCGGTTTCAGCTACGGCACGAGCGATACAACCAGCACAGTCAAGGCCGCGCCCAAGGTTTGGGCACTGATGCAGTCCTTCTATACCCAGTTCCCCGATTACAAGAACCGCGACTTCGGTGTGTTCACCGAGTCGTACGGCGGCCACTACGCCCCGGAGTTTGCCGACTACTTCCAGGACCAGAACGAGGCCATTGACAAGGGGACGGTCAAGGGCGAAAAGATCAAGTTGGTAGCCGTTGGGATCAACAACGGCTGGATCGACCCAG AGGCCCAGTACCCCGCTTACTTGGAGTACGCCGTCAACAACACGTACAACAAGATCATCGACCAGAGCAAGCACGATGAGATCATCAAGTTGTATGAGAAGGACTGCAAGCCGGCGATAGCCAAGTGCACAGAGATCGAGGGCCAGGACGAGGCCTGCGTGGCGGCGGATACGACTTGCTACAATTCCGTGGAAGCTCCCATTGAGGCCGTCAAGACCTTCAACGTGTACGACGTCAGGGCCAAGGACGATAAGTTCCCGCCCAACACGTACGCGAAGTACCTGCAGAAGcccgaggtcgtcaaggccatcggCGCAAAGTCGTCGTACCAGGAGTGTCCTCAGGGGGCCTATGACAAGTTTACTTCCACCGGTGACG CTCAAAGATCGTTCCTCAAAAAGCTTCAGGAGGTGAAAAACAAAGATGTCCAGGTCCTCATTTGGGCTGGCGACGCCG ATTTCATCTGCAACTATATCGGCAACTACGAAGTGGTGAAGAAGGTCGGAGGCGAGGAGTTCGAGAAGGCGGAAATGAAGGCCTTCAACATGgacgggaagaagaagggcgagttCAAGACCGTCAAGAACCTGAGCTGGCTGATGGTGTATGAGGCCGGCCACGAGCTTCCGGCATACCAGCCCGAGGTCGCGTTTGAGGCCTTCAAGCAAACCATGTCCAAGAAGCCCATTTCGTCGCCGCAGTAA